In Triticum aestivum cultivar Chinese Spring chromosome 5B, IWGSC CS RefSeq v2.1, whole genome shotgun sequence, the following proteins share a genomic window:
- the LOC123113444 gene encoding uncharacterized protein, with protein MEVEAHEKKGHRAFAKAIKSFGSHRRSNSDLDRMCGKDALYASDKTFVPPRQAEGVKAKVKSDLSKEVQPGRGAQSSLRKEILQLEKHLKDQQVVRGALEKAMGPDAAPVNNLLHEMPVPKAANELIREIATLELEVKNMEQYLLTLYRQAFEQQAPALSPPDRREALKPSVSARWSGQLREAPGARVSCKGRGDAVLRSSYPPPPPPPRKKWNDPLMDCSTSACLDRPNDSDALRCQSALSCRGICSSRISPSEESLARALRSCHSQPFSFLEEDAAAAGVISLAEYLGTNVADHIPETPNNLSEEMVRCMAGVYCKLADPPLVHHGSSSSPTSSFSSTSAISPQYVGDMWSPNYKRETTLDSRLINPFHVEGLKEFSGPYNTMVEIPAICRDNRRLRDVEDLLQTYKLILYRLETVDLRRMTNEEKIAFWVNIHNALLMHAYLRYGVPQNNLKKSSILVKAACKIAGRNINVALIQNLVLGCNTHCPGQWLRTLLYPRMKSKASKAGHEWQAFAVAQPEPLLRFALCSGSHSDPAVRVYTPKRLFQQLEAAKEEFIRATVGVWREHKILLPKLVEAYAKDVKLSSQGLVDMVQRYLPESLRAAMQRCQQQQGGGRSSKIVEWVPYNLNFRYLIARDLAFPHLS; from the exons ATGGAGGTGGAGGCGCACGAGAAGAAGGGCCACCGGGCCTTCGCCAAGGCAATCAAGTCCTTCGGCTCGCACAGGCGTTCCAACAG CGATCTTGACAGGATGTGTGGCAAAGATGCGCTCTACGCTTCAGACAAAACTTTTGTCCCGCCTAGGCAAGCG GAAGGCGTGAAGGCCAAGGTGAAGAGCGATTTGAGTAAGGAGGTGCAGCCTGGGAGAGGAGCGCAAAGCTCCCTCAGAAAAGAG ATTCTTCAACTAGAAAAGCACCTCAAGGATCAGCAGGTGGTGCGTGGCGCCCTGGAGAAAGCCATGGGGCCGGACGCTGCCCCGGTCAACAACCTCTTGCACGAGATGCCAGTGCCAAAG GCCGCCAACGAGCTGATCCGGGAGATCGCCACGCTGGAGCTGGAGGTCAAGAACATGGAGCAGTACCTGCTCACCCTCTACCGGCAGGCGTTCGAGCAGCAGGCGCCTGCATTGTCTCCCCCTGATCGCCGGGAGGCGCTGAAGCCGTCGGTGAGCGCGCGGTGGTCCGGCCAGCTCCGGGAGGCACCCGGTGCCAGGGTCTCCTGCAAGGGCAGAGGGGATGCCGTGCTCCGGTCCAGCtacccgcccccgccgccgccgccccgtaaGAAGTGGAATGATCCGTTGATGGACTGCTCTACGTCGGCCTGCTTGGATAGACCGAATGACTCCGATGCGCTCCGCTGCCAGTCCGCGTTGTCGTGCCGTGGCATCTGTTCTTCTAGGATATCGCCGTCGGAGGAGAGTCTTGCCAGGGCCCTGCGCTCATGCCACTCTCAGCCTTTCTCATTTTTGGAG GAAGATGCTGCTGCAGCCGGGGTGATCAGCTTAGCAGAGTATCTGGGCACAAATGTAGCTGACCACATCCCTGAAACTCCGAACAACCTCTCCGAGGAGATGGTGAGATGCATGGCTGGGGTATACTGCAAACTCGCAGATCCTCCGTTGGTTCACCACGGCTCCTCGTCTTCCCCGACGTCATCGTTCTCCTCAACAAGCGCGATTTCTCCACAGTATGTGGGGGACATGTGGAGCCCCAATTACAAGCGAGAGACGACGCTGGACTCCCGGTTGATAAACCCGTTCCATGTCGAGGGGTTGAAGGAGTTCAGTGGACCTTACAACACAATGGTTGAGATTCCAGCGATTTGCCGCGATAACCGGAGGCTAAGAGATGTTGAGGATCTTCTCCAGACTTACAA GTTGATTTTGTACCGGCTGGAAACCGTTGATCTGAGAAGGATGACAAACGAAGAGAAGATTGCATTTTGGGTCAACATACACAACGCACTGTTGATGCAT GCTTATCTCAGGTACGGCGTCCCACAGAACAATCTGAAGAAGTCATCAATACTTGTCAAG GCCGCCTGCAAAATCGCGGGACGCAACATCAATGTAGCTCTGATCCAGAACCTGGTTCTTGGATGCAACACGCATTGTCCCGGACAG TGGCTACGTACTTTGCTTTACCCAAGGATGAAAAGCAAAGCGAGCAAAGCAGGGCATGAGTGGCAAGCCTTTGCCGTTGCGCAACCGGAGCCTCTTTTACGCTTTGCGCTTTGCTCCGGCAGCCATTCTGATCCCGCG GTGAGGGTGTACACCCCAAAGAGGCTGTTCCAGcagctggaggccgccaaggaggagTTCATCCGGGCAACGGTCGGCGTGTGGAGGGAGCACAAGATCCTGCTGCCGAAGCTCGTGGAGGCGTACGCCAAGGACGTCAAGCTCTCGTCGCAGGGCCTCGTCGACATGGTCCAGCGGTACCTCCCGGAGAGCCTGAGGGCGGCGATGCAGAGGTGCCAGCAGCAGCAGGGTGGCGGCCGGTCGAGCAAGATCGTCGAGTGGGTGCCTTACAACCTCAACTTCCGGTATCTCATCGCCAGGGACCTCGCGTTCCCTCACCTGAGCTGA